TATCTTTGACGTGCGCGAAGAGCAGCGCGGCGCGCAGATTTTTGTCTCGCGCACCCACCCCGTCTTTATGGCCAAGTTGTTCTCGCAAGAAGTGCCTGAGATTTATGACGGCGTGATCGAAATCAAGTCCGTGGCCCGTGACCCCGGAAGCCGCGCGAAGATCGCCGTGCTTTCGAATGACAGCTCGATCGATCCCGTCGGCGCGTGCGTCGGCATGCGCGGCAGCCGTGTTCAAGCGGTTGTGGGCGAACTTCAAGGCGAGAAGATTGACATTATTCCTTGGTCGCAAGATCCGGCCACGTTTGTCGTGAACGCGCTGGCTCCCGCCGAAGTTGCCAAGGTCGTGCTGGACGAAGACAACCACCGTATGGATGTTGTTGTGCCGGATGAGCAGCTGTCGCTGGCCATTGGCCGTCGTGGGCAGAATGTGCGCCTTGCCTCCATGCTCACGGGCTGGGACATCGATATTCTGACCGAGAAGGAAGAGTCCGAGCGCCGTCAGGAAGAGCTGCGTAGCCGCACCGAATTGTTCATCGAAGCCCTGTCGGTTGATGATGTGATTGCCCATTTGCTGTGCAGCGAAGGCTTTACCCGCGTCGAGCAGATTGCCGACACGCCTGCCGATGAGCTGGCGGAGATCGAAGGCTTTGATATCGAGGTCGGGAGCGAGCTGCAACAACGCGCTCGTTCATGGCTGGCTGAAAAGGCGGCGAAGCTTGAATCCACGCGCCTTGATTTGGGCGTAACCGACGATGTGATGGGGCTTGCCCATATGACGGTTGAGATGGCCGTGAAGCTGGGAGAAAAGGACCTTAAGACCCTTGACGACGTTGCTGATTTGGCGGGCGATGAGCTGCGCGAAATCGTGGGCGAAGACGAGATTACGCTCGCGCGTGCGAATGACATAATTATGGCGGCCCGTGCGCATTGGTTTGCGGATGACGCTTCTGCTCCTACTGAATAAGATGAGGACCAACGGAAGATATGTTGATGGTAGAAACTTCCTCACGCGATGCCACGGACACGCAGGCGGCCTTTGTGTCGCCAGCGGAGCGCCGTTGCCTTGTCACGGGCGAGTCTAAAGCCAAAAGCGATCTGATCCGTTTTGTCGTCGGCCCCGCGAATGTTGTTGTTCCCGACCTCACCTTACGCTTGCCTGGGCGTGGCCTTTGGGTGAGCGCGACGCGCGAGGCGCTGACCCGCGCGATCACCAAAAACCTGTTCTCCCGTGCGGCCAAGACCAAGGTCACGGTTCCCCCCGATCTTCTGGATCAAGTCGAAACGCTGCTTGCGCGGCGGTGCCTGTCGCTTTTGGGCCTTGCCAAAGGCGCGGGCGCGATTGTCACGGGACAGCCCCAAATCGAACATGCTCTTTCGCATAGCGGTTTGGCGTCGATCCTTTTGGCAGCCGATGCAGGGCGCGATTGCCGCAAGAAACTTTCTCGTGCCCATGTGACTGAGGCAGGTTTTTCGCGTACCGAGCTGGGCGCGGCGCTGGGTCATGATCATCTTGCCTCTGTGGGATTGAAGCCCCACGCCCTAACGGAAAAGCTTCAAAAGGAATGCGCACGCTGGCAAGGGGTCAGGGCCAAGGACAGTGATTTAACCGATAAAGACACGACGGAAAGCAGTGAAGAACGATGACGGATAAAGAGCCTAAAAAAGTTCTCAGTCTTGGTGGCAAGCCTACGCTTGAGCTGAAAAAGACGCCTGTTGCTGAAGTTAAAGTCAGCGGCGGCGCAGCGGGTGGCGCGGGCAGCGTGCGCCAAAGCTTTTCGCATGGTCGGTCTAAGACCGTCGCGGTTGAAGTCAAGCGCAAGCGCACCGATAGCGCCTCGCCGACCGTCGTTAAAAAGGACGGCGTGACAGGCGCGCGTGCTAGCGCCTTGGGATCCAAGATTGCCGTTGGTGGAGCCGCTCCTTCTGGGGCAGGTCGCCAACTGACGCAAGAAGAGCGTGAATCGCGCATGCGCGCGCTACGCGGTGCGGT
This genomic stretch from Bdellovibrionales bacterium harbors:
- the nusA gene encoding transcription termination factor NusA, whose protein sequence is MELLHVADAVAREKNIERDEVLEAMEQAIQKAGRAKYGYEHDIRATIDRKTGEVHLQRYLLVVETVEEEHTQLTLKAARKTKADAALGEYIIDDLPPIDLGRIAAQTAKQVIVQKVREAERRRQFIEYKDRVGEIISGTVKRVEYGNITIDLGRAEALLSRDESLPREHFKNGDRVRAYIFDVREEQRGAQIFVSRTHPVFMAKLFSQEVPEIYDGVIEIKSVARDPGSRAKIAVLSNDSSIDPVGACVGMRGSRVQAVVGELQGEKIDIIPWSQDPATFVVNALAPAEVAKVVLDEDNHRMDVVVPDEQLSLAIGRRGQNVRLASMLTGWDIDILTEKEESERRQEELRSRTELFIEALSVDDVIAHLLCSEGFTRVEQIADTPADELAEIEGFDIEVGSELQQRARSWLAEKAAKLESTRLDLGVTDDVMGLAHMTVEMAVKLGEKDLKTLDDVADLAGDELREIVGEDEITLARANDIIMAARAHWFADDASAPTE
- a CDS encoding RNA-binding protein, with the translated sequence MVETSSRDATDTQAAFVSPAERRCLVTGESKAKSDLIRFVVGPANVVVPDLTLRLPGRGLWVSATREALTRAITKNLFSRAAKTKVTVPPDLLDQVETLLARRCLSLLGLAKGAGAIVTGQPQIEHALSHSGLASILLAADAGRDCRKKLSRAHVTEAGFSRTELGAALGHDHLASVGLKPHALTEKLQKECARWQGVRAKDSDLTDKDTTESSEER